A genomic window from Quercus lobata isolate SW786 chromosome 10, ValleyOak3.0 Primary Assembly, whole genome shotgun sequence includes:
- the LOC115963795 gene encoding cytochrome P450 CYP736A12-like — translation MSPLTLAIFLLLLGSIIWTFMHKKGRKLVLPPGPRPLPIIGNFCMLGSLPHRALENLAKKYGPIMSLRLGHVPTIVVSSSQTAELFLKTHDTVFASRPIFQASKIIGMSKGIAFSEYGPYWRSLKKLVASQLLSASKIESFAPMRKELVGSLVQSLKKAAVAHEVVDLSEVVGKLIEESTRRMVFGRSHHDRFDLKALIAETLNLMGAFNLADYVPYLGALDLQGLTSRIKKLGKTLDVVLENIIQEHEQIPSGPQCCEKDFIDMLLSLMNQPMNAHDENSCKIDRRVIKAIIIDMITAKYDTSAISIEWTISELLRHPRIMKHVQDELERVIGMNRMVEETDLANLTYLGWVIKESFRLHPVAPFLVPRESMEDIEINGYYIPKKSRVMINYWAIGRDPYVWSDNVKEFYLERFINNNIDLKEHDFQLIPFGSGRRGCPGLQLGLTTVTYVLAQLLHCFDWVLPNGMLPNDLDMSEKFGLSMPRAKHLLAMPTYRLLG, via the exons ATGTCTCCACTAACATTAGCCATTTTCCTGCTACTCCTTGGATCCATCATCTGGACATTCATGCACAAAAAAGGACGTAAACTAGTACTCCCACCGGGTCCCCGGCCTTTACccattattggtaatttttgcaTGTTGGGTAGCCTCCCACATCGTGCCCTCGAaaacttagccaaaaaataCGGACCCATCATGTCATTGAGGCTTGGCCATGTCCCAACTATTGTGGTCTCATCTTCCCAAACTGCTGAGCTATTTTTAAAGACCCATGACACCGTTTTTGCCAGCCGACCTATATTCCAAGCCTCAAAGATCATTGGTATGTCCAAAGGTATTGCTTTCTCCGAGTATGGTCCATATTGGCGCAGCCTTAAGAAACTCGTTGCGTCGCAGCTTCTGAGTGCTTCAAAAATAGAGTCATTTGCACCTATGAGGAAGGAGCTGGTAGGATCATTGGTACAGTCACTGAAAAAGGCTGCGGTAGCACATGAGGTTGTGGACCTTAGTGAGGTGGTGGGCAAACTCATTGAGGAATCAACACGTAGAATGGTATTTGGGCGAAGTCATCATGATAGATTCGACTTGAAGGCACTTATTGCGGAGACCTTGAACTTGATGGGAGCTTTCAATCTAGCAGATTATGTTCCTTACCTTGGGGCACTTGATCTACAG GGATTGACGTCGCGCATTAAGAAACTTGGCAAGACTCTTGATGTAGTATTGGAGAACATTATCCAGGAGCATGAACAAATTCCTAGTGGTCCACAATGTTGTGAAAAGGACTTTATAGACATGTTACTTTCTTTGATGAATCAACCCATGAATGCCCATGATGAGAATTCATGTAAAATTGATCGAAGAGTTATCAAGGCTATCATTATAGACATGATTACTGCTAAATATGACACTTCAGCTATTAGCATTGAATGGACCATTTCTGAACTCTTGAGGCATCCACGGATAATGAAACATGTACAGGATGAGCTAGAACGTGTAATTGGAATGAATAGGATGGTGGAGGAAACAGATTTAGCAAATTTAACTTACTTGGGTTGGGTGATTAAGGAAAGCTTCAGACTACATCCTGTTGCACCATTTCTAGTCCCACGTGAATCAATGGAGGACATTGAGATTAATGGATATTACATACCCAAGAAATCACGAGTAATGATAAATTATTGGGCTATTGGACGAGATCCTTATGTGTGGTCGGATAATGTGAAAGAATTTTACCTTGAAAGgttcataaataataatatagaccTCAAGGAACATGACTTCCAGCTTATCCCATTTGGATCCGGTCGCAGAGGCTGCCCTGGATTACAATTAGGTCTTACAACCGTCACTTATGTTCTCGCTCAGTTGCTGCATTGTTTTGATTGGGTGCTCCCTAATGGCATGTTGCCTAATGACTTGGACATGAGTGAGAAGTTT